A DNA window from Helianthus annuus cultivar XRQ/B chromosome 15, HanXRQr2.0-SUNRISE, whole genome shotgun sequence contains the following coding sequences:
- the LOC110921152 gene encoding glycoprotein gp100, whose protein sequence is MAPLNIQPFTKVLFLFVLFALLLVPSSSSLKPTIQLVSRRNLLEKNHVQEYSDGVQQSAKKKQGTTTIALGTTTQSKNKTKLIKPTTTTTSNSTKTLKLQDKTNLKKLNSTSKPTSKTSTLSSKSTKSTNSTKPTSKTPTFSSKSTNSTKPTSKSPNNTKPTSKTTNPTKPTSTLTQKSKDPTKKNKPTIEKKSTKPLTFVQKEEQEQEEEDDLISEFKDLPTRFQETLIPDLEVISTTSKSYLNNANKQISKQFKPIVGKKYAPIVASIISFAFIIIPFLLVTLIFNQIKAYFSLQKIIIFIQIYLSIYFSILALSSLVTGLEPLKFFYNTSQSTYVCIQLLQTLAYVLYLLLVLMYFVLVFSTETGVGSRLLGLGQMFVGFAVGLHCYMTVFHRAVLRQPPKTSWKVHSVYATCFLLICLLATLERRKKAYVVDGCEEEKKN, encoded by the coding sequence ATGGCACCACTCAATATCCAACCTTTCACAAAGGTGCTCTTTTTGTTTGTACTCTTTGCTTTATTACTTGTACCATCTTCTTCTTCTCTTAAACCCACCATTCAGCTTGTGAGTAGGAGAAACTTATTGGAAAAGAATCATGTCCAAGAATATTCAGATGGGGTTCAACAGTCTGCCAAAAAGAAGCAAGGTACAACTACTATTGCACTAGGTACAACCacccaaagcaaaaacaaaaccaaactcATCAAACCCACCACTACTACCACTTCAAATTCCACTAAAACCCTCAAACTTCAAGACAAAACCAATCTCAAGAAACTCAACTCCACATCCAAACCCACTTCAAAAACATCAACTTTATCATCAAAATCCACAAAATCCACTAATTCCACAAAACCTACTTCAAAAACACCAACTTTCTCATCAAAATCTACAAATTCCACCAAACCCACCTCCAAATCTCCAAATAACACAAAACCCACCTCCAAAACCACAAATCCCACAAAACCCACTTCCACTTTAACCCAAAAATCAAAAGATCCAACAAAGAAGAACAAACCAACTATTGAGAAAAAGTCAACAAAACCTTTGACTTTTGTACAAAAGGAAGAAcaagaacaagaagaagaagatgatctCATTTCAGAATTCAAAGATCTACCAACAAGATTCCAAGAAACGCTAATCCCAGATCTAGAAGTGATCTCAACAACCTCAAAATCATATCTCAACAATGCCAACaaacaaatctcaaaacaattcAAACCAATAGTGGGCAAAAAATATGCACCAATAGTTGCTTCCATCATCTCATTTGCATTTATAATAATCCCatttcttcttgtcacccttATTTTCAACCAAATAAAAGCATACTTTTCACTTCAAAAAATCATAATATTCATCCAAATTTACCTCTCAATCTACTTCTCAATACTTGCATTATCTTCACTAGTTACTGGGCTTGAACCATTGAAGTTTTTTTACAATACTTCACAGTCAACTTACGTGTGTATACAATTGTTGCAAACTCTTGCTTATGTGTTGTACCTTCTGCTTGTTTTGATGTACTTTGTGTTGGTGTTCTCTACGGAAACTGGTGTTGGGTCGAGACTGTTGGGCCTTGGGCAGATGTTTGTGGGCTTTGCTGTTGGGCTTCATTGTTATATGACGGTGTTTCATAGGGCGGTGCTCCGGCAACCACCCAAGACTAGCTGGAAGGTCCACTCGGTTTATGCCACGTGTTTTTTGCTGATTTGTTTGTTGGCTACTCTAGAGAGGAGGAAGAAAGCCTACGTGGTTGATGGATGTGAGGAAGAGAAAAagaattag